From the Desulfarculaceae bacterium genome, one window contains:
- the hflX gene encoding GTPase HflX, whose translation MPKVLGHTSGLKPNQLKRLNNLFRRRLPPAELILPEQARDLARLSAELARPVGLALDRKGAVASVVVGSPEQGIASPDPARLRRGRGRLAGHVWLHTSLGGGLSSADLGDLGLKRWDLVAALEVREEGLPGLIHAAHLLPVPEEGEDEHLIEPFLPGQPPEDLARLVRALEQELGRTAGAQEVGRSGAALLISVTSGPEEEAAERLDELSELARSAGLSVVGRVVQRRRKPDPRTLIGPGKLSQVLLKALRLGADVLVLDQDLTPGQARSLAASTSAELKFIDRTQLILDIFAQRAATREGKLQVEMAQLKYLMPRLGARDDGLSRLTGGIGGRGPGETRLEIDRRRVRQRLDRLERDLKQIAKQRGRRRAARARGGLPVLSIVGYTNAGKSTLLNALTGSKVKTQNRLFATLDPTTRRLRFPREREVIITDTVGFIRDLPQELQRAFAATLEELEQADLLVHVADAANPRVEEQIASVEAILDQMEFSDAPRLLALNKADKASPEALARLSNRYGGVAVSALRPKSLTPLLERMEEMVAGAGGWSPPDYGAEYGED comes from the coding sequence TTGCCCAAAGTCCTGGGCCACACCAGCGGCCTCAAGCCCAATCAACTAAAGCGGCTGAACAACCTCTTCCGGCGCCGCCTGCCCCCGGCCGAGCTCATATTGCCCGAGCAGGCCCGCGACCTGGCCCGGCTCAGCGCCGAGCTGGCCCGGCCCGTCGGCCTGGCCCTGGACCGCAAGGGCGCGGTGGCCTCGGTGGTGGTGGGTTCGCCCGAGCAGGGCATCGCCTCGCCCGACCCGGCCCGTCTGCGCCGGGGGCGCGGCCGTCTGGCCGGCCACGTCTGGCTGCACACCAGCCTGGGCGGGGGCCTCAGCTCCGCCGACCTGGGCGACCTGGGCCTTAAGCGCTGGGACCTGGTGGCCGCCCTGGAGGTGCGCGAGGAAGGCCTGCCCGGGCTTATCCACGCGGCGCACCTGTTGCCCGTGCCCGAGGAAGGCGAGGACGAGCACCTCATCGAGCCCTTCCTCCCCGGCCAGCCGCCCGAAGACCTGGCCCGCCTGGTGCGCGCCCTGGAGCAGGAGCTGGGGCGCACCGCCGGGGCCCAAGAAGTGGGGCGCTCGGGCGCGGCCTTGCTCATCAGCGTGACCAGCGGGCCCGAGGAAGAAGCCGCCGAGCGCCTGGACGAGTTGTCCGAACTGGCCCGCTCGGCCGGGCTCAGCGTGGTGGGCCGTGTGGTGCAGCGGCGGCGCAAGCCCGACCCGCGCACCCTCATCGGCCCGGGCAAGCTGAGCCAGGTGCTACTCAAGGCCCTGCGCCTGGGCGCGGACGTGCTGGTGCTGGACCAGGATCTGACCCCTGGCCAGGCCCGCTCCCTGGCCGCCTCCACCAGCGCGGAGCTGAAGTTCATCGACCGCACCCAGCTCATCCTGGACATCTTCGCCCAGCGGGCCGCCACCCGCGAGGGCAAGCTCCAGGTGGAGATGGCCCAGCTCAAGTACCTCATGCCCCGTTTGGGCGCGCGCGACGACGGCCTGAGCCGCCTAACCGGCGGCATCGGGGGGCGCGGCCCGGGCGAGACGCGCCTGGAGATCGACCGCCGTAGGGTACGCCAGCGGCTGGACCGCCTGGAGCGCGATTTGAAGCAGATCGCCAAGCAGCGGGGCCGCCGCCGCGCGGCCCGCGCCCGGGGCGGCCTTCCGGTGCTGTCCATTGTGGGCTACACCAACGCGGGCAAGTCCACCCTGCTCAACGCGCTCACCGGCTCCAAGGTGAAGACCCAGAACCGGCTCTTCGCCACCCTGGACCCCACCACCCGCCGCCTGCGCTTTCCCCGGGAGCGCGAGGTCATCATCACCGACACGGTGGGCTTCATCCGCGATTTGCCCCAGGAGTTGCAACGGGCCTTTGCCGCCACCCTGGAAGAGCTGGAGCAGGCCGACCTGCTGGTGCACGTGGCCGACGCGGCCAACCCCAGGGTGGAGGAGCAGATCGCCTCGGTGGAGGCGATTTTGGATCAGATGGAGTTCAGCGACGCGCCCCGCTTGCTGGCGCTCAACAAGGCGGACAAGGCCTCGCCCGAGGCTCTGGCCCGGCTGAGCAACCGCTACGGCGGGGTGGCGGTGAGCGCGCTCAGGCCCAAAAGCCTGACGCCGCTCCTGGAGCGCATGGAAGAGATGGTGGCCGGCGCGGGAGGCTGGAGCCCCCCGGATTACGGCGCGGAGTACGGCGAGGATTGA
- a CDS encoding TldD/PmbA family protein has translation MSLEVNALPILEAALKHGGQMSELFLERSTGLMIVMDDGKVEKVLGGVDQGAGLRLIYDLKTAYAYGNQLSQEALMPLAGNLALLSKGQAVAPSALQSLQPGLTTQVASPPRDKATEQKVELVKAGEAAARAVDSRISQVRVTYMDRGQQVRILNSLGVEAAEERTQIILAVHCVARENGRSQTGYETMGGIRGMEIFDLEDPLKVAREAARRAILMLEADPAPGGAMPVVLSAEAGGTMIHEAVGHGLEGDLVFENMSVYADKIGDKVASELVTVIDDGTVPGRRGSGGFDDEGTPCQKNVVIDQGVLKGYLQDRLSAWKLEAQPTGNGRRESYRHRPIPRMTNTMIAPGSDDPESIIRSVGDGLLVRKMGGGQVNTINGDFVFEVSEGYLIRDGKVGAPVRGATLTGNGPEVLQQIDRVGSDLGWSLGTCGKDGQGSPVGDAQPTLRIPRLVVGGHQG, from the coding sequence ATGTCCCTAGAGGTGAACGCCCTGCCCATCCTGGAAGCCGCCCTTAAGCACGGTGGCCAGATGTCCGAGCTGTTTTTGGAGCGCTCCACCGGCCTGATGATCGTCATGGACGACGGCAAGGTGGAAAAGGTGCTGGGCGGGGTGGACCAGGGCGCGGGCCTGCGCCTGATCTACGACCTGAAGACCGCCTACGCCTACGGCAACCAGCTCAGCCAAGAGGCGCTCATGCCCCTGGCGGGCAACCTGGCCCTGCTCTCCAAGGGCCAGGCCGTGGCTCCCTCGGCCTTGCAGAGCCTGCAACCAGGCCTGACCACCCAGGTGGCCTCGCCCCCCCGCGACAAGGCCACCGAGCAAAAGGTGGAGCTGGTCAAGGCGGGCGAGGCCGCGGCCCGGGCGGTGGATTCGCGCATCAGCCAGGTGCGGGTCACCTACATGGACCGGGGCCAGCAGGTGCGCATCCTCAACTCCCTGGGCGTGGAGGCGGCCGAGGAACGCACCCAGATCATCCTGGCGGTGCACTGCGTGGCCCGCGAGAACGGCCGCTCCCAGACCGGCTACGAGACCATGGGCGGCATCCGGGGCATGGAGATCTTCGACCTGGAGGACCCGCTGAAGGTGGCCCGCGAGGCGGCCCGGCGGGCGATCTTGATGTTGGAGGCCGACCCCGCGCCCGGCGGGGCCATGCCCGTGGTGCTCTCGGCCGAGGCGGGCGGCACCATGATCCACGAGGCGGTGGGCCACGGCCTGGAGGGCGACCTTGTCTTCGAGAACATGAGCGTGTACGCGGACAAGATCGGCGACAAGGTAGCCAGCGAGCTGGTCACGGTGATCGACGACGGCACGGTACCCGGACGCCGGGGCTCGGGCGGCTTCGACGACGAAGGCACCCCCTGCCAGAAGAACGTGGTCATCGACCAGGGCGTGCTCAAGGGCTATCTGCAAGACCGTCTCTCCGCCTGGAAGCTGGAGGCCCAACCCACGGGCAACGGCCGCCGCGAGTCCTACCGCCACCGGCCGATACCCCGCATGACCAACACCATGATCGCGCCTGGCTCCGACGACCCGGAGAGCATCATCCGCTCGGTGGGCGACGGCCTTCTGGTGCGCAAGATGGGCGGCGGTCAGGTGAACACCATCAACGGCGACTTCGTGTTCGAGGTGAGCGAGGGCTATTTGATCCGCGACGGCAAGGTGGGCGCGCCGGTGCGCGGAGCCACCCTCACTGGCAACGGCCCGGAGGTGCTCCAGCAGATCGACCGGGTGGGCAGCGACCTGGGCTGGAGCCTGGGCACCTGCGGCAAGGACGGCCAGGGCTCGCCGGTGGGCGATGCCCAGCCCACCCTGCGCATCCCCCGCCTGGTGGTGGGCGGCCATCAAGGTTAG
- a CDS encoding ATP-binding cassette domain-containing protein encodes MITLHNVSKFYGKQDVLKAVNLHVGPGERLGLVGPNGAGKSTLLGLMLGTVEPDSGGVYKAKNLRLGYLPQELLTLSGRTVLELAMETGDSLPQVEEELNEVHRLLGLVKDEAELEELLARQGQLQSLFEQLGGYDLEARASRVLAGLGFDQERLHRDVGELSGGWLMRAALARLLLSAPDLILLDEPTNHLDLESLLWLEGYLVSNPASLLLVSHDRVFLDKVANRIVELDQAQLYVYGGNYSHFQEQRQRRRDAQRAAYESQQERVKQIQDFVDRNRTRKDRAKQVQGRLKMLEKMEMVSPPAEDQAIKLELPPAEPSAKVVIELLNVTLAYGEKTIYQDLSLTLRKEDRLALLGRNGAGKSSLLRLMAGQLKPSAGRRLVGGRVKMGVFSQHTMEDLQPENTALDELGSVAGLMAQSAQRTLLGAFLFKGDDVFKKVKVLSGGERARLVLAKLLIQKPNFLLMDEPTNHLDIASRQVLEVALSQYNGTLVLISHDRHLINTIATQVAYVAGGEVTMLPGNYDDFERLWKKKLLPGDEPVPPSPGPSQAKAEAPPKARAKEKPAEKQATADADSGKKSPEQKRAEAQARNERYRRLKPLKDKVAKLEAQVEEASAELDRLVAEMVDPEAFADGPRWAKLTKDHAAAQARVDKLTKKWEKMALELEELESEE; translated from the coding sequence ATGATCACCCTGCACAACGTCAGCAAATTCTACGGCAAGCAGGACGTCCTCAAGGCGGTGAACCTGCACGTGGGGCCGGGCGAACGCCTGGGCCTGGTGGGCCCCAATGGCGCGGGCAAGTCCACCCTCTTGGGGCTCATGCTGGGCACCGTGGAGCCGGACAGCGGCGGGGTGTACAAGGCCAAGAACCTGCGCCTGGGATACCTGCCCCAGGAGCTCTTGACCCTCTCGGGCCGCACCGTCCTGGAGCTGGCCATGGAGACCGGCGACAGCCTGCCCCAAGTGGAGGAGGAGCTGAACGAGGTGCACCGCCTGCTGGGCCTGGTCAAGGACGAGGCCGAGCTGGAGGAGCTTCTGGCCCGTCAGGGCCAGCTCCAGAGCCTGTTCGAACAGCTGGGCGGCTACGACCTGGAGGCGCGGGCCTCCCGGGTCTTGGCCGGGCTGGGCTTTGATCAGGAGCGCCTGCACCGCGACGTGGGCGAGCTCAGCGGCGGCTGGCTCATGCGGGCCGCCCTGGCCCGGCTGCTGCTCTCGGCCCCGGACCTGATCCTCTTGGACGAACCCACCAACCACCTGGACCTGGAGTCCTTGCTGTGGCTGGAGGGCTATCTGGTGAGCAACCCGGCCTCGTTGCTCCTGGTCAGCCACGACCGGGTGTTCTTGGACAAGGTGGCCAACCGCATCGTGGAGCTGGACCAGGCCCAGCTATATGTCTACGGCGGCAATTACAGCCATTTCCAGGAGCAGCGCCAACGGCGGCGCGACGCCCAGCGCGCGGCCTACGAGAGCCAGCAGGAGCGCGTCAAGCAGATCCAGGACTTCGTGGACCGCAACCGCACCCGTAAGGACCGGGCCAAGCAGGTGCAGGGCCGCCTGAAGATGCTGGAAAAGATGGAGATGGTCTCGCCTCCGGCCGAAGACCAGGCCATCAAGCTGGAGCTGCCCCCGGCCGAGCCCTCGGCCAAGGTGGTGATCGAGCTACTCAACGTCACGCTGGCCTACGGCGAGAAGACTATTTACCAAGACCTGAGCCTCACCCTGCGCAAGGAGGACCGCCTGGCCTTGTTGGGCCGCAACGGCGCGGGCAAGTCCTCGCTGCTGCGCCTCATGGCCGGGCAGCTCAAGCCTTCGGCGGGCCGACGCCTGGTGGGCGGCCGGGTGAAGATGGGCGTGTTCTCCCAGCACACCATGGAGGACCTGCAACCCGAGAACACCGCCCTGGACGAGCTGGGCAGTGTGGCCGGGCTCATGGCCCAGAGCGCCCAGCGCACCCTGCTGGGGGCCTTCTTGTTCAAGGGCGACGACGTTTTCAAAAAGGTCAAAGTGCTCTCCGGCGGGGAGCGGGCCCGCCTGGTGCTGGCCAAGCTCCTCATCCAAAAGCCCAACTTCCTGCTCATGGACGAGCCCACCAACCACCTGGACATCGCCTCGCGCCAGGTGTTGGAAGTGGCGCTGTCCCAGTACAACGGCACCCTGGTGCTGATCAGCCACGACCGCCATCTGATCAACACCATCGCCACCCAGGTGGCCTACGTGGCCGGCGGCGAGGTGACGATGCTGCCGGGCAACTACGACGACTTCGAGCGGCTGTGGAAAAAGAAGCTCTTGCCAGGCGACGAGCCCGTCCCGCCCTCCCCCGGCCCCAGCCAGGCCAAGGCCGAAGCGCCTCCCAAGGCCCGGGCCAAGGAAAAGCCGGCGGAAAAGCAGGCCACCGCGGATGCCGACAGCGGCAAAAAGAGCCCGGAGCAGAAGCGGGCCGAGGCTCAGGCGCGCAACGAGCGCTACCGCCGCCTCAAGCCGCTCAAGGACAAGGTGGCCAAGCTGGAGGCCCAGGTGGAGGAAGCGTCTGCCGAGCTGGACCGCCTGGTGGCCGAGATGGTGGACCCGGAGGCCTTTGCCGACGGTCCGCGCTGGGCAAAGCTGACCAAGGATCATGCCGCTGCCCAGGCTCGGGTGGATAAGCTCACCAAGAAGTGGGAAAAGATGGCTTTGGAGCTGGAGGAATTGGAGAGCGAGGAATAG
- a CDS encoding LysE family translocator gives MSLEVLIAFVVTSAIIVVVPGPNIMLLVNDSINVGFKKTLLTILGIKVGNLLLIGLSMVGLGALLTCFSGMFTIIKWAGVCYLLYLGICQIRYSFKPVPAADLPQAGNGRLFLKGFLVSATNPKGFLFAGALFPQFLIPQAPLAPQMIILCLLLTLVAGLIMTAYAYAGNLVAKLFNSDRFKRMSQRVSGAILVLFGIGLCFAEEK, from the coding sequence ATGAGCCTGGAAGTGCTGATCGCATTCGTGGTCACGTCGGCGATCATCGTGGTGGTGCCGGGGCCCAACATAATGCTGCTGGTGAACGACAGCATCAATGTGGGTTTCAAAAAGACTCTTCTCACCATCCTGGGCATCAAGGTAGGCAACCTCCTTTTGATAGGCCTCTCCATGGTGGGGCTGGGCGCTCTTTTGACCTGCTTCTCCGGGATGTTCACCATCATTAAATGGGCAGGGGTGTGTTATCTGCTGTATTTGGGTATCTGCCAGATCCGCTACTCCTTCAAACCGGTTCCCGCCGCGGACCTGCCCCAGGCCGGAAACGGCAGACTATTCCTCAAAGGCTTTCTGGTTTCAGCCACCAATCCCAAGGGATTCCTGTTCGCGGGCGCCTTGTTTCCCCAATTCCTGATCCCCCAAGCGCCGCTGGCGCCGCAGATGATCATTCTTTGCCTGCTGCTCACCCTGGTTGCGGGCTTGATCATGACCGCTTACGCCTACGCGGGAAACCTCGTGGCCAAGCTATTCAACTCTGATCGGTTCAAGAGAATGAGCCAGCGGGTATCTGGCGCGATCCTGGTCTTGTTCGGCATCGGCCTTTGTTTTGCCGAGGAAAAATAA
- a CDS encoding HigA family addiction module antidote protein yields the protein MVRMAKPSHPGQFIRMEIIEPLGLSITDAAKVLGVSRPTLSTLLNSRSSLTPEMGLRLEKAFGVKMDTLIRMQMAFEIAEARKREGEIKVSRYIPNGESGAEGDGI from the coding sequence GTGGTGCGCATGGCCAAGCCCAGCCATCCAGGGCAGTTCATTAGGATGGAAATAATCGAGCCCCTGGGGCTCTCCATAACCGACGCCGCCAAGGTGCTTGGCGTCAGCCGGCCGACTCTATCCACCCTTTTGAACAGCCGGTCCTCTCTTACTCCGGAGATGGGACTGCGCCTGGAAAAGGCCTTTGGGGTGAAGATGGACACCTTGATCCGGATGCAGATGGCTTTTGAGATCGCCGAGGCCCGCAAGAGGGAAGGCGAGATCAAGGTGAGTCGTTACATCCCCAATGGCGAGTCTGGAGCGGAAGGCGACGGGATCTGA
- a CDS encoding Fic family protein: MKRELQGHYVKVSTVGETVRAFVPNPLPPTPPIDWTPELQEKFDQALLALGRLDAVADLLPEAPLLLYMYIRKEAVLSSMIEGTQSSLSDLLLFELDQEPGVPLDDVREVSNYVAALYYGLVRLDQGMPISLRLFREIHENLLAKGRGSDQTPGEFRRSQNWIGGSRPGNAAFVPPPADQVLECMGKLELFLHDQPKHVPVLLKAALAHVQFETIHPFLDGNGRLGRLLITLLLCEHKILREPMLYLSLYFKTHREYYYELLNKVRTEGDWEAWLVFFAEAVIDTASQAAETARRLHALSQSDLEKISDLGKAAGSALQVHRALLERPIATAGWLSNKVGIANSTVNRAINQLERLGIVKEITQQKRNRVFSYSRYIQIMNEGISPAE; this comes from the coding sequence ATGAAACGGGAACTGCAGGGCCATTACGTGAAAGTCTCCACCGTGGGCGAAACGGTGCGCGCCTTTGTCCCGAATCCTCTACCCCCTACTCCGCCTATCGATTGGACTCCGGAGCTGCAGGAGAAGTTTGACCAGGCACTCTTGGCTCTCGGCCGACTCGATGCCGTGGCGGATCTCCTGCCCGAGGCTCCCTTGCTCCTCTACATGTACATCCGCAAGGAAGCGGTCCTTTCATCGATGATCGAGGGCACTCAGTCCTCTCTGTCCGATCTACTGCTTTTTGAACTGGACCAGGAGCCTGGGGTGCCCCTGGACGATGTACGCGAGGTGAGTAATTACGTTGCCGCCCTCTATTATGGCCTTGTTCGCTTGGACCAAGGCATGCCCATCTCTTTGCGGCTATTCAGGGAGATCCATGAGAACTTGCTTGCCAAGGGAAGGGGCAGCGATCAGACTCCTGGAGAGTTCAGGCGTAGCCAGAACTGGATCGGTGGATCTCGGCCGGGGAACGCTGCTTTTGTGCCTCCCCCTGCAGACCAGGTTTTGGAATGCATGGGAAAACTAGAGTTATTTCTGCATGATCAACCTAAGCATGTTCCGGTGCTGCTCAAAGCGGCCCTTGCCCACGTCCAATTTGAGACTATCCATCCCTTCCTGGATGGCAACGGCCGGCTAGGCCGCCTTCTCATCACCTTATTGTTATGCGAGCATAAGATTCTCCGGGAACCAATGCTCTATCTGAGCCTGTATTTCAAAACTCATCGCGAATACTATTATGAGTTGTTAAACAAAGTCCGGACGGAAGGAGATTGGGAGGCCTGGCTTGTCTTTTTCGCGGAAGCAGTCATCGATACGGCCTCCCAAGCAGCAGAAACAGCCAGGCGTCTACATGCGTTATCTCAATCTGACCTTGAAAAGATAAGTGATTTAGGTAAGGCAGCAGGATCAGCTTTGCAGGTGCACCGAGCGCTATTAGAGCGCCCTATCGCTACGGCCGGCTGGCTTTCCAACAAGGTTGGTATTGCCAACTCCACCGTTAACAGAGCGATTAATCAATTAGAGCGCCTGGGAATTGTAAAGGAAATAACCCAACAGAAGCGCAATAGGGTCTTTAGTTACTCGCGGTATATTCAGATCATGAACGAGGGCATTTCGCCGGCAGAATAA